Proteins encoded together in one Penaeus vannamei isolate JL-2024 chromosome 11, ASM4276789v1, whole genome shotgun sequence window:
- the LOC113820423 gene encoding carboxy-terminal domain RNA polymerase II polypeptide A small phosphatase 1: MDASSIITQVSRDEEQLNSFPPPDRGSQNGKKPKRSIFRTLFCCCVSGESDSGGSANGVCVSEDVSPYTHLQPPTGPQRHLLPAVSHRDMHKKCMVIDLDETLVHSSFKPISNADFIVPVEIDGTIHQVYVLKRPYVDDFLQKMGELYECVLFTASLAKYADPVANLLDKWGVFRARLFRESCVFHRGNYVKDLSRLGRDLHKVVIMDNSPASYIFHPDNAVPVSSWFDDMSDSELIDLIPFLETLSKVDNVYSVLRNCNNPLNSQPPPQNQGSQVLPQISQGPMTQVQPPLISQQQPQQDQQQQQQYQNDYEETKDGPS; this comes from the exons GAAGCCAGAATGGGAAGAAGCCCAAAAGAAGCATCTTCCGCACGCTATTCTGCTGTTGTGTGTCAGGAGAGAGCGACAGTGGCGGATCGGCCAATGGCGTATGTGTCTCAGAAGATGTGTCTCCCTACACCCACCTACAACCCCCCACGGGGCCACAGCGGCACCTCCTGCCAGCAGTCAGCCATCGAGACATGCACAAGAAGTGCATGGTTATTGACCTTGACGAGACGCTTGTCCACTCCTCCTTCAAG CCTATCAGCAATGCTGATTTCATAGTTCCTGTTGAAATAGACGGAACCATCCACCAGGTGTATGTATTGAAACGGCCGTATGTGGATGATTTCCTTCAGAAGATGGGGGAGCTGTACGAGTGTGTGCTTTTCACAGCCAGTTTGGCCAAG TATGCGGACCCAGTGGCTAACCTGCTAGACAAGTGGGGGGTCTTCCGGGCGAGGCTCTTCCGTGAGTCATGCGTCTTCCATCGAGGCAATTACGTTAAGGACCTGAGCCGTCTAGGCCGCGATCTTCACAAGGTGGTGATCATGGACAATTCACCAGCTTCCTACATCTTCCACCCTGACAATGCT GTTCCTGTTTCATCGTGGTTTGATGATATGAGTGACTCAGAACTCATAGACCTTATTCCCTTCCTGGAAACATTGAGTAAGGTAGACAATGTGTATAGTGTTCTGCGTAACTGTAACAATCCTCTGAACTCACAACCACCGCCACAAAATCAAGGAAGTCAGGTTCTCCCGCAAATAAGCCAGGGACCCATGACTCAAGTTCAGCCACCACTCATCTCACAACAGCAACCGCAGCaggatcagcagcagcagcagcagtaccagAATGATTATGAGGAGACCAAGGATGGGCCCTCATGA